From Bradyrhizobium sp. NDS-1, the proteins below share one genomic window:
- a CDS encoding PLP-dependent aminotransferase family protein, giving the protein MQKIPTNSLPSPARTELPLDLAGPHVTPGASAAHRLYQALCEMIVSGLVKPGEALPPSRTLARQTGFRRNAVVAAYERLIADGFAEATVGSGTFVAARIPARAAEPTRPRAAVATPGQGAFALGCTHVDERAVQRFRAFVGRRMRAFGPEHLHYGDPRGSRELREAIADHLLSARGLRCDPDQIMLTSGTLHALRIVLSAILKADDQVWCEDPGYPAARNTVAHCGYRAVPIPVDVHGMRVAKGRAAAPSARAAYVTPSHQFPLGVQMSMPRRLELLDWAKQAGAFVLEDDYDSEFRYDGAPLMSLAGIDRLQRVIYLGTFAKTLFPGLRIGYCALPERLITDVTAARAALDRFPGTLMEGAVADMLNSGAFAANLRRVRKLYREARDVLAETLEAASDGALSVPVPSQGLHLVARFDPSIDLSVAARAKQAAGAEGWLLADTYSRARPLPGFVLGFSGHAVPQLVASAERLARESRSALRAKSRSVRPA; this is encoded by the coding sequence ATGCAAAAAATTCCGACCAATTCGCTCCCCTCTCCGGCCAGGACCGAGCTGCCGCTCGACCTCGCCGGCCCGCACGTCACGCCGGGCGCCTCCGCCGCGCACCGGCTCTATCAGGCGCTGTGCGAGATGATCGTCTCCGGCCTCGTCAAGCCCGGCGAGGCGCTGCCGCCGTCACGCACGCTGGCCAGGCAGACCGGCTTTCGGCGCAATGCCGTCGTCGCCGCCTATGAGCGCCTGATCGCCGATGGCTTTGCCGAGGCCACCGTTGGCTCCGGAACGTTCGTCGCCGCGCGCATCCCCGCGCGTGCGGCCGAACCGACGAGGCCGAGGGCGGCTGTCGCAACGCCCGGGCAAGGCGCGTTCGCACTCGGCTGCACGCATGTCGACGAACGCGCGGTGCAGCGCTTTCGCGCCTTCGTCGGCCGCCGCATGCGCGCCTTCGGCCCCGAGCACCTTCACTATGGCGATCCGCGCGGCAGCCGTGAGCTGCGCGAGGCAATCGCCGATCATTTGTTGTCGGCGCGCGGGCTGCGCTGCGATCCCGACCAGATCATGCTGACGTCGGGCACCCTGCACGCCCTGCGCATCGTGCTGAGCGCGATCCTCAAAGCGGACGACCAGGTCTGGTGCGAGGATCCCGGCTATCCCGCCGCGCGCAACACTGTCGCGCATTGCGGCTATCGCGCCGTGCCCATTCCCGTCGATGTGCACGGCATGCGCGTCGCCAAGGGCCGCGCCGCAGCGCCGTCGGCGCGAGCAGCCTATGTCACGCCGTCGCACCAGTTTCCGCTGGGCGTGCAGATGTCGATGCCGCGGCGGCTCGAGCTGCTGGATTGGGCCAAGCAAGCCGGTGCTTTCGTGCTGGAGGACGACTACGACAGCGAGTTTCGCTACGACGGCGCACCGCTGATGTCGCTCGCCGGCATTGATCGTCTCCAGCGCGTGATCTACCTGGGCACCTTTGCCAAGACGCTGTTTCCAGGTCTGCGCATCGGTTATTGCGCTCTGCCCGAACGCCTGATCACGGACGTAACGGCCGCGCGCGCGGCGCTCGACCGCTTCCCCGGGACGCTGATGGAAGGCGCGGTGGCCGACATGCTCAATTCGGGCGCGTTCGCCGCAAACCTCAGGCGCGTCCGCAAGCTCTACCGAGAGGCGCGGGACGTGCTGGCCGAAACGCTGGAAGCCGCATCCGATGGCGCGCTATCGGTGCCGGTGCCGTCACAAGGCCTGCACCTGGTCGCCCGGTTCGATCCCTCGATCGACCTGTCGGTGGCCGCGCGGGCCAAGCAGGCGGCCGGCGCGGAAGGCTGGCTGTTGGCGGACACCTATTCGCGCGCGCGCCCTCTGCCAGGCTTCGTGCTGGGATTTTCAGGGCATGCAGTTCCACAGCTCGTGGCATCTGCCGAACGGCTCGCGCGGGAATCACGGTCGGCCCTGCGCGCGAAAAGCAGGTCGGTTCGGCCGGCATAA
- a CDS encoding DUF6719 family protein — MSLRHATCLSLLVSLALASTARAATIGREQDIVDLKLGQRVLVDDGTCPAGQVREVRGARMTDKGVSRTSSCVPRHGPKIK; from the coding sequence ATGTCACTCCGCCACGCGACCTGCCTCTCGCTCCTGGTTTCCCTCGCGCTTGCCTCGACCGCGCGCGCTGCCACCATCGGGCGTGAGCAGGACATCGTGGATCTGAAGCTCGGCCAGCGCGTGCTGGTGGATGACGGAACCTGCCCCGCGGGACAAGTCAGGGAAGTGCGCGGCGCAAGGATGACCGACAAGGGCGTCTCGCGCACGAGCTCCTGCGTGCCGCGGCACGGGCCGAAAATAAAATGA
- a CDS encoding CreA family protein produces MSSRFPGLAGIRLKGLALFLLALAVPAASVQAADEPDLIFRRSTVFKWMSPNDKLATYGLDDPEVEGVACHFTVPEKGGFKGWLGLAEEVSDISLACRQVGPIKFKNKMEQGDDMFRQRRSLFFKKMQIVRGCDAKRNVLVYMVYSDRLIEGSPKNSTSTVPIMPWGPADANVQKCGEFFTH; encoded by the coding sequence ATGTCATCTCGTTTCCCTGGTCTTGCCGGCATCCGCTTGAAAGGCCTTGCCTTATTCCTCCTGGCCTTGGCTGTGCCGGCGGCGTCCGTCCAAGCTGCCGACGAGCCCGATCTGATCTTCCGCCGCTCCACCGTGTTCAAATGGATGAGCCCGAACGACAAGCTTGCGACCTATGGTCTCGACGATCCCGAAGTCGAGGGCGTCGCCTGTCATTTCACGGTGCCGGAGAAGGGAGGCTTCAAGGGTTGGCTTGGCCTTGCCGAGGAGGTCTCGGACATCTCACTGGCCTGCCGCCAGGTCGGCCCGATCAAGTTCAAGAACAAGATGGAGCAGGGCGACGACATGTTCCGTCAGCGCCGTTCGCTGTTCTTCAAGAAGATGCAGATTGTCCGCGGCTGCGACGCCAAGCGCAACGTGCTGGTCTACATGGTCTATTCGGACAGGCTGATCGAAGGCTCGCCGAAGAACTCGACCTCGACCGTGCCGATCATGCCGTGGGGACCGGCGGACGCAAACGTCCAGAAGTGCGGCGAGTTCTTCACGCACTGA
- a CDS encoding L,D-transpeptidase: protein MFSVNGSGFSAKPARLWQVAILTAAGAIGATSQADAAYYYWTDYSDGSYYARQGRHPEIQRQKPQKRGAAGKKDAVAEKEAGTKPQGPLVIVVSIDRQKVTVYDTKGLFAESPVSTGMKGHSTPMGVFSVIQKHKFHRSNIYSGAPMPYMQRITWSGVAMHAGALPGYPASHGCIRMPMAFAMKMWNWTRMGARVIVAPGEVTPHSFSHPLLASVRVPPQPVANLEPQTNVGDKADKGAAQTKATEIKPVETKTASADSGVELRTSVGHAVMSDVTTGNAAAHEEAADKARTAEATDATKPQSADAAKPANEDKPADKAEPTRTQAAGSAKTPDAPAPALAAPPDAKKDESRMAEPAPAAKPEAPKRAGQIAVFISRKDSKLYVRQNFAPLFEVPVTIAPSDRPLGTHIFTAELDKIDTNALRWSVVSLPVSARSAAREDDGRLTRGQRGAAVIPVAAKPVTAKPVVTPDSPAAALDRISIPADTMAKINEMLTTGGSIIISDQGINQGETGEGTDFIVRLY from the coding sequence ATGTTCAGCGTGAACGGGTCGGGTTTTTCTGCCAAGCCGGCGCGGCTTTGGCAGGTCGCCATCTTGACGGCGGCGGGTGCAATCGGCGCGACCAGCCAGGCAGACGCAGCCTATTATTATTGGACGGATTATTCCGACGGATCCTATTACGCTCGGCAGGGCCGGCATCCCGAGATACAGCGCCAGAAGCCCCAGAAGCGTGGCGCGGCCGGCAAGAAAGACGCTGTCGCCGAGAAGGAAGCCGGCACCAAGCCACAAGGGCCATTGGTCATCGTCGTCTCGATCGACCGACAGAAGGTGACGGTCTACGACACCAAAGGCCTGTTCGCGGAATCTCCGGTGTCAACAGGCATGAAGGGCCATTCGACGCCGATGGGTGTGTTCAGCGTCATCCAGAAGCACAAATTCCACCGCTCCAACATCTATAGCGGCGCGCCGATGCCGTACATGCAACGGATCACCTGGTCCGGGGTCGCCATGCATGCCGGCGCGTTGCCGGGCTATCCGGCCTCGCATGGCTGCATCCGCATGCCGATGGCGTTCGCGATGAAGATGTGGAATTGGACCAGGATGGGCGCGCGCGTCATCGTCGCGCCCGGCGAGGTGACGCCGCACAGCTTCTCCCATCCCCTGCTCGCCTCCGTGCGCGTGCCACCGCAGCCTGTTGCCAACCTCGAGCCGCAGACCAATGTGGGCGACAAGGCAGACAAGGGCGCCGCGCAAACCAAAGCCACCGAGATCAAGCCTGTCGAAACCAAGACCGCCAGCGCCGACAGCGGGGTCGAGCTACGCACCTCCGTCGGCCATGCCGTGATGTCGGATGTGACCACGGGGAATGCGGCCGCCCACGAGGAAGCCGCCGACAAGGCCAGGACGGCTGAGGCAACCGACGCGACCAAGCCGCAGTCGGCAGATGCCGCCAAGCCGGCCAACGAGGACAAGCCCGCCGACAAGGCCGAGCCGACCAGGACGCAAGCGGCGGGCTCCGCAAAGACGCCAGATGCACCGGCGCCTGCGCTCGCCGCCCCGCCCGATGCGAAGAAGGACGAGAGCCGCATGGCCGAGCCGGCGCCGGCCGCGAAGCCGGAGGCACCCAAGCGGGCCGGCCAGATCGCCGTCTTCATCAGCCGCAAGGATTCCAAGCTCTACGTGCGGCAGAATTTTGCGCCGCTGTTCGAGGTGCCGGTCACGATCGCCCCAAGCGACCGGCCGCTCGGCACGCATATCTTCACCGCTGAACTCGACAAGATCGATACCAATGCGCTGCGTTGGTCGGTGGTGTCTCTGCCCGTCTCCGCCCGTTCCGCGGCACGCGAGGACGATGGCCGCCTCACGCGCGGCCAGCGCGGCGCTGCCGTGATCCCCGTCGCCGCCAAGCCCGTGACTGCCAAGCCGGTGGTCACGCCGGACAGCCCGGCTGCAGCCCTCGACCGCATCTCGATCCCCGCCGACACCATGGCGAAGATCAACGAGATGCTGACCACTGGCGGCTCGATCATCATCTCCGACCAGGGCATCAACCAGGGCGAGACCGGCGAAGGCACCGACTTCATAGTCCGCCTCTATTAG
- a CDS encoding glutathione peroxidase — MMNRRTMLTMAFAGTLVPVTRAFAEGGMSRISAYAFSFPALSGDDIRLAAFTGKPLLVVNTASLCGYTPQYAGLQEVWTEFRARGLTVIGVPSNDFGGQEPGGRSEITETAHHQYGVTFPIAAKAVVIGAKAHPFYKWAAEARPREVPRWNFHKYLIGRDGYIADVFPSAVEPADTRIKTAVARALADS; from the coding sequence ATGATGAATCGCAGAACCATGCTCACCATGGCGTTTGCCGGCACGCTGGTGCCGGTCACGCGTGCTTTCGCCGAGGGCGGCATGAGCCGGATCTCGGCCTATGCCTTCTCATTCCCCGCCTTGTCGGGCGACGACATCCGTCTGGCCGCTTTCACCGGCAAGCCGCTGCTGGTGGTCAACACCGCCTCGCTTTGTGGCTACACGCCGCAATATGCCGGATTGCAGGAGGTCTGGACCGAGTTTCGCGCCCGCGGGCTCACCGTGATCGGCGTGCCGTCGAATGATTTCGGCGGTCAGGAGCCCGGCGGCCGCAGCGAAATCACTGAGACCGCGCACCACCAATATGGTGTTACGTTCCCGATCGCAGCGAAAGCCGTCGTCATCGGAGCGAAGGCGCATCCATTCTACAAATGGGCCGCCGAGGCGCGACCAAGGGAAGTTCCGCGCTGGAACTTCCACAAATACCTGATCGGCCGCGACGGTTATATCGCCGATGTCTTTCCGTCCGCGGTCGAACCGGCCGACACGCGGATCAAGACTGCCGTTGCCAGGGCGCTAGCAGACAGTTGA
- a CDS encoding polysaccharide deacetylase family protein, translated as MRVAAGLILASAVSLAMSGAAWSQTPAAKPAAATQAAPAPAPAAATPAPVPAAAPAAAAAPAGFVNPPPPKQAPQPARAACNTPGALGVARTVEIDTTGGPGFGFEHFKELDFLRDKEVVLTFDDGPWPRNTPAVLKALADECTTGIFFIIGKHATYEPEILKQVYAAGHTVGAHTWSHANLNNKKFTEAQRKEEIEKGFAAVKWALGGVSPAPFFRFPALQHPPEMVTYLGNRNVGIFSCDIDSFDFKASKPEKIVETVMKKLDTKGKGIVLMHDFQKHTAEALPELLKRLKAGGYKVVAMRAKFPASTLPEYDQELVKDLKLPTVSQRPVNSVVTTVSE; from the coding sequence ATGCGCGTGGCGGCAGGACTGATTTTGGCAAGCGCGGTATCTCTGGCGATGTCCGGCGCAGCATGGTCACAAACTCCGGCCGCAAAGCCCGCAGCCGCGACACAAGCTGCACCCGCGCCAGCACCAGCTGCGGCGACGCCCGCCCCGGTTCCGGCCGCCGCTCCCGCTGCAGCCGCCGCACCAGCCGGCTTCGTCAATCCGCCCCCGCCCAAGCAAGCGCCGCAGCCGGCCCGCGCAGCCTGCAACACGCCGGGCGCGCTCGGTGTCGCCCGCACCGTCGAGATCGACACCACGGGTGGTCCCGGCTTTGGCTTCGAGCATTTCAAGGAGCTCGACTTCCTGCGCGACAAGGAGGTGGTCCTGACCTTCGACGACGGCCCCTGGCCGCGCAACACGCCCGCGGTGCTCAAGGCGCTCGCGGACGAATGCACCACCGGCATCTTCTTCATCATCGGCAAGCACGCGACCTACGAGCCGGAGATCCTGAAGCAGGTCTACGCGGCCGGCCATACGGTCGGCGCCCACACTTGGTCGCACGCCAACCTCAACAACAAGAAGTTCACCGAGGCGCAGCGCAAGGAAGAGATCGAGAAGGGCTTTGCGGCAGTGAAGTGGGCGCTCGGCGGTGTCTCGCCGGCACCGTTCTTCCGCTTCCCCGCCCTCCAGCATCCGCCGGAGATGGTCACCTATCTCGGCAACCGCAACGTCGGGATCTTCTCCTGCGACATCGACTCCTTCGACTTCAAGGCCTCAAAACCCGAGAAGATCGTCGAGACCGTGATGAAGAAGCTCGACACCAAGGGCAAGGGTATCGTCCTGATGCACGACTTCCAGAAGCACACTGCGGAAGCCCTGCCCGAGCTGCTCAAGCGCCTGAAGGCTGGCGGCTACAAGGTGGTGGCGATGCGCGCGAAGTTCCCCGCCTCGACCCTGCCTGAGTACGACCAGGAGCTGGTCAAGGACCTCAAGCTGCCGACTGTGAGTCAGCGCCCGGTCAATTCCGTGGTGACGACCGTTTCCGAATAG
- a CDS encoding dihydrofolate reductase, translated as MSFRIEGYVIVSADGMLADAGHVMPDRLKFDGDKLFFEQALDRATLIVHGRNSHEQQPNSPKRKRLILTRKIKALTVDPEMPNATLWNPEHASFEEACAFADVASGMVAVIGGPVVFDIFMDRYDTFWLSEAPHVRLPGGEGCFVGVPQQTPHEVLASHGMKPDAPYVLDAAHDVTVTPWRRA; from the coding sequence TTGTCTTTCCGCATCGAAGGCTACGTCATCGTCTCAGCGGACGGCATGCTCGCCGACGCCGGGCACGTCATGCCCGACAGGCTGAAGTTCGACGGTGACAAGCTGTTCTTCGAGCAGGCGCTCGATCGCGCCACGCTGATCGTGCATGGCCGCAACTCGCATGAGCAGCAGCCGAACTCGCCGAAGCGCAAGCGGCTGATCCTGACACGCAAGATCAAAGCGCTCACCGTCGATCCGGAGATGCCGAACGCGACACTGTGGAATCCGGAACACGCCAGCTTCGAGGAGGCCTGTGCCTTCGCCGATGTCGCCTCCGGCATGGTCGCCGTCATCGGCGGCCCCGTTGTGTTCGACATATTCATGGACCGTTACGACACGTTCTGGCTGTCGGAGGCCCCACATGTCCGCCTGCCCGGCGGCGAAGGCTGTTTCGTCGGCGTGCCCCAGCAGACTCCGCACGAGGTGCTTGCTTCACACGGGATGAAGCCGGATGCGCCCTACGTGCTCGACGCGGCGCATGACGTCACCGTCACGCCGTGGCGCAGGGCGTAG
- a CDS encoding DoxX family protein, with product MPAFVTFGRILFAVLFIYTGATKLFAIQATADFIATKVVVPEAIAPYAQQVEAATAMTTPQLLAIAVGGLEIIAGLMIALNFGARFFALLMIIYVAVATVLFYDFWNMAAPDNAKMLVDALKNLSIIGALFMIMGYGRTTRPAEAAYGDV from the coding sequence ATGCCAGCGTTCGTGACTTTCGGGCGAATCCTGTTCGCCGTGCTGTTCATCTACACGGGCGCGACCAAGCTCTTTGCCATCCAGGCGACGGCCGACTTCATCGCCACCAAGGTCGTGGTGCCCGAGGCGATCGCGCCTTACGCCCAGCAGGTCGAGGCCGCGACCGCGATGACCACGCCGCAACTGCTGGCAATTGCCGTCGGCGGGCTCGAGATCATCGCTGGCTTGATGATCGCGCTGAATTTCGGCGCGCGTTTTTTCGCGCTGTTGATGATCATCTACGTCGCGGTCGCGACCGTGTTGTTCTACGACTTCTGGAATATGGCGGCGCCCGACAACGCGAAGATGCTGGTCGACGCGCTCAAGAACCTGTCGATCATCGGCGCATTGTTCATGATCATGGGGTACGGCCGCACCACGCGTCCGGCCGAGGCGGCATACGGGGACGTGTAG
- a CDS encoding NADP-dependent malic enzyme — protein MSSYSDDLHQAALAYHRLPRPGKLEIQASKPLANQRDLALAYSPGVAAACTEIAKNPAEAATLTTRANLVAVVSNGTAVLGLGNIGPLASKPVMEGKAVLFKKFAGIDVFDIEIAADTIDRVVETVAALEPTFGGINLEDIRGPECFEIETRLKERMKIPVFHDDQHGTAIIVAAAITNGLRLNGKKLSDVKIVASGAGAAAIATLNLLVSMGAQRKNIWVCDIDGLVHEGRNTSMDRWKAVYAQKTDKRTLGDVIGGADIFIGLSAPGVLKPEMAKAMGDKPLIMALANPTPEIMPEEARKVRPDAMICTGRSDYPNQVNNVLCFPFIFRGALDVGASAINEEMKHAAVEAIAQLAREAPSDAVAQGFDTGETQGFGPGSLIPSPFDPRLILRIAPAVAKAAMESGVATRPITNFDEYTALLERFAFRSGLVMKPMFAKAKTQPVRVIYAEGEDERVLRATQVVLEEKLARPILVGRPSVVEARIKRFGLSIRAGKDFDLVNPEDDPRYRSYVQSYVEVAGRRGVTPDAARTVVRTNNTVIAALGVTRGEADAMLCGVEGRYMSHLRHVREIVGFSPGISDYAALALLITSKGAFFIADTQVRPNPSAEELAEIASLAAVHVQRFNIKPKIAFVSHSDFGSYDTESSLKMRRATQLLKDKHPEIEADGEMQGDTALSAAARKMVLPHSQLEGEANILLMPTLDTANVAYQMIKSLADALPVGPILIGPARPAHILTPSVTARGILNMTAVAVVEAQERAARQQPTLFT, from the coding sequence ATGTCGTCCTATTCTGATGATCTCCACCAGGCGGCGCTTGCCTATCACCGTCTGCCGCGCCCCGGAAAGCTCGAGATCCAGGCGAGCAAGCCGCTTGCCAACCAGCGCGACCTCGCGCTGGCCTATTCTCCGGGTGTCGCCGCCGCCTGCACTGAGATCGCCAAGAACCCGGCGGAAGCCGCCACCCTGACCACCCGCGCCAATCTGGTGGCCGTGGTCTCCAACGGTACCGCCGTGCTCGGCCTTGGCAATATCGGCCCGTTGGCTTCGAAGCCGGTGATGGAGGGCAAGGCCGTCCTGTTCAAGAAGTTCGCCGGCATCGACGTGTTCGACATCGAGATCGCCGCCGACACGATCGACCGCGTGGTCGAGACCGTGGCGGCGCTCGAGCCGACTTTCGGCGGCATCAATCTGGAGGACATCCGCGGACCGGAGTGCTTCGAGATCGAGACGCGCTTGAAGGAGCGCATGAAGATCCCGGTCTTCCACGACGACCAGCACGGCACCGCGATCATCGTCGCCGCCGCCATCACCAATGGTCTCAGGCTGAACGGCAAGAAGCTGTCGGACGTCAAGATCGTGGCGTCGGGGGCTGGGGCCGCCGCGATCGCGACGCTCAATCTCCTGGTGTCGATGGGCGCGCAGCGCAAGAACATCTGGGTCTGTGATATCGACGGGCTCGTGCACGAGGGCCGCAACACCTCGATGGACCGCTGGAAGGCGGTCTATGCGCAGAAGACCGACAAGCGTACGCTCGGCGACGTCATCGGCGGCGCCGACATTTTCATCGGCCTCTCGGCGCCGGGCGTTCTCAAGCCGGAGATGGCCAAGGCGATGGGCGACAAGCCCTTGATCATGGCGCTCGCGAACCCGACCCCCGAGATCATGCCGGAGGAAGCGCGCAAGGTGCGCCCCGACGCCATGATCTGCACTGGGCGCTCCGATTACCCGAACCAGGTCAACAACGTCCTGTGCTTTCCCTTCATCTTCCGCGGTGCGCTCGACGTCGGCGCCAGCGCCATCAACGAGGAGATGAAGCACGCCGCCGTCGAGGCGATCGCCCAGCTCGCGCGCGAGGCGCCGTCGGATGCCGTCGCACAAGGTTTCGACACCGGCGAGACGCAAGGCTTCGGTCCGGGCTCGCTGATCCCGAGCCCGTTCGATCCGCGCCTGATCCTGCGCATCGCGCCTGCCGTGGCGAAGGCGGCGATGGAATCCGGCGTCGCGACGCGGCCCATCACCAATTTCGACGAGTACACCGCGCTGCTAGAGCGCTTCGCCTTCCGCTCCGGCCTCGTCATGAAGCCGATGTTCGCCAAGGCCAAGACCCAGCCGGTGCGCGTGATCTACGCCGAAGGCGAGGACGAGCGCGTGCTGCGCGCCACGCAAGTGGTACTGGAAGAGAAGCTGGCGCGGCCCATCCTGGTCGGCCGTCCCTCGGTGGTCGAGGCGCGCATCAAGCGTTTCGGCCTCTCGATCCGGGCCGGCAAGGATTTCGACCTCGTCAATCCCGAGGATGATCCGCGCTACCGCTCCTACGTGCAGTCCTATGTCGAGGTCGCCGGCCGCCGCGGCGTGACGCCGGATGCGGCGCGCACCGTGGTGCGCACCAACAACACGGTGATCGCCGCGCTCGGTGTCACGCGCGGCGAGGCGGACGCCATGCTCTGCGGCGTCGAGGGCCGCTACATGAGCCATCTGCGCCATGTGCGCGAGATCGTCGGCTTCTCGCCGGGAATCAGCGATTACGCGGCGCTGGCCCTGCTGATCACCAGCAAGGGCGCCTTCTTCATCGCCGACACCCAGGTTCGGCCCAATCCGAGCGCGGAGGAACTCGCCGAGATCGCATCGCTCGCCGCGGTCCACGTTCAGCGCTTCAACATCAAGCCGAAGATCGCCTTCGTCTCGCACTCGGATTTCGGCAGCTACGACACCGAATCGTCGCTCAAGATGCGGCGAGCGACGCAGTTGTTGAAGGACAAGCATCCGGAGATCGAGGCGGACGGCGAGATGCAGGGCGACACCGCGCTCTCCGCTGCTGCGCGAAAAATGGTGCTGCCGCACTCCCAGCTGGAGGGCGAGGCCAACATCCTGCTCATGCCGACGCTCGACACCGCCAACGTCGCCTATCAGATGATCAAGTCGTTGGCGGACGCGCTTCCCGTCGGGCCGATCCTGATCGGCCCTGCGCGCCCGGCGCATATCCTGACGCCGTCGGTGACGGCGCGCGGCATCCTCAACATGACGGCCGTCGCCGTGGTGGAAGCGCAGGAGCGCGCGGCGCGGCAGCAGCCGACGTTGTTTACATAG